A region of Peromyscus maniculatus bairdii isolate BWxNUB_F1_BW_parent chromosome 7, HU_Pman_BW_mat_3.1, whole genome shotgun sequence DNA encodes the following proteins:
- the Fdx2 gene encoding ferredoxin-2, mitochondrial yields MLNLPVTWPSMAASLARGVSARVLLRAAGGSWGTWAVHAALTSRTLGTTGERRAGEDEADGPELPRDAVNVVFVDRSGRRIPVRGRVGDNVLHLAQRHGVDLEGACEASLACSTCHVYVSEAHLDLLPPPEEREDDMLDMAPLLQENSRLGCQIVLTPELEGVEFALPKVTRNFYVDGHIPKPH; encoded by the exons ATGCTCAACCTTCCGGTCACGTGGCCTAGCATGGCCGCCTCCTTGGCCCGCGGCGTGAGTGCCCGGGTCCTGTTGCGGGCCGCCGGGGGTTCCTGGGGTACCTGGGCCGTGCACGCGGCATTGACGTCCAGGACCCTCGGGACCACAG GAGAGCGGCGCGCAGGCGAGGACGAGGCGGACGGCCCGGAGCTGCCCCGGGACGC GGTCAACGTGGTCTTCGTGGACCGCTCTGGTCGGCGGATCCCCGTGAGGGGTCGAGTCGGGGACAATGTTCTTCACCTGGCCCAGCGCCACGGGGTGGACCTGGAAG ggGCCTGCGAAGCCTCCCTGGCATGCTCCACCTGCCATGTGTACGTGAGTGAGGCCCACCTggatctcctgcctcctcctgaggAGAG GGAGGACGACATGTTGGACATGGCCCCGCTGCTCCAGGAGAACTCGAGACTGGGCTGCCAGATTGTGCTGACCCCTGAGCTGGAAGGAGTGGAGTTTGCTCTTCCCAAGGTCACCAGGAACTTCTACGTGGATGGCCACATCCCCAAGCCTCACTGA